From one Ignavibacteria bacterium genomic stretch:
- a CDS encoding electron transfer flavoprotein subunit beta/FixA family protein, with the protein MNILVCASLVPDTSAKIGVADDGKKINPQGVKFILNPYDEFAIEEGLQLKEKHGGTVTTVTVGTPASKEVLQRALAMGSDAAVLINDPHSSDSFVVASSIAEYAKELSPDIIIFGKQSIDFDSFAVPGMVAQLLELPSVSIVSTLTIDGTTVTAECDIEGGKEKVTCSLPCIVSAQKGLNDPRYPKLPDIMKAKSKPITERAVSSVQSRTETVSMTLPDLKRLNKIYSDSDADIAELVRLLHEEAKVI; encoded by the coding sequence ATGAATATTTTAGTGTGTGCATCCCTGGTTCCAGATACATCGGCGAAGATCGGTGTAGCGGACGATGGAAAGAAAATCAATCCACAAGGGGTTAAGTTTATCCTTAATCCATATGACGAGTTTGCAATTGAGGAAGGCCTTCAGCTTAAGGAAAAACATGGCGGCACGGTTACCACGGTAACAGTTGGTACTCCTGCCTCCAAAGAAGTGCTCCAACGAGCGCTGGCAATGGGGTCCGATGCAGCTGTGCTCATTAACGACCCACATTCCTCTGACTCGTTTGTTGTTGCAAGCAGCATTGCAGAGTATGCCAAGGAACTGTCACCCGACATTATCATTTTTGGAAAACAAAGTATTGACTTTGATTCGTTTGCCGTGCCTGGAATGGTAGCGCAACTCCTGGAACTGCCTAGTGTATCGATTGTAAGTACACTTACAATTGATGGAACGACCGTTACTGCTGAGTGTGACATCGAAGGAGGTAAGGAAAAAGTAACCTGTTCCCTGCCCTGCATTGTCAGTGCTCAAAAAGGACTGAACGATCCTCGATATCCCAAACTGCCTGACATTATGAAAGCCAAAAGCAAGCCCATCACCGAACGGGCAGTTTCATCGGTTCAGTCAAGGACGGAAACTGTATCAATGACTCTTCCTGACCTGAAACGGTTAAATAAAATATATTCTGACTCTGACGCAGATATCGCAGAACTGGTACGGTTGTTACACGAAGAAGCAAAGGTGATCTAA
- the uvrA gene encoding excinuclease ABC subunit UvrA, whose product MTTESNLTTIQIRGAREHNLKNISLDIPRDQLVVITGLSGSGKSSLAFDTIYAEGQRRYVECMSAYARQFLGIMKKPDVDLIEGLSPAISIEQKTVGHNPRSTVGTVTEIYDYLRLLYAKAGIQYCVHCNIPVMQQSPDQIVESVLIHAKDMPETAICYVYAPLVKGRKGHYRELFEQLRRQGYTRVRIDGEVQEILEGMQLRRYQTHVIDVVVDRLQVNEGQQRRLTESIETALAVGEGNVYIEFLRNNTSLQKLNYSTSLSCPQCGSSYSEPAPNSFSFNSPFGACTACEGLGQTRNFDPALIIPDTSVSIADGGIAPLGKKRETWLWQIASAYCRETDINVSSPIADIPAEKLHLFLEGGDNIRAKVSYKQRSVFHRFIGLLPALRHQYEQTTSSTSRKLIEQYFSSKPCSECHGARIRSENLFIRINDKNIYEVTTLDIETAEAWFRDLANHLSNRQRIIAGIIIKEIVSRLRFLNQVGLSYLTLSRSSRTLSGGESQRIRLASQIGSQLVGVTYVLDEPSIGLHQHDNMKLIQSLKELRDLGNTIIVVEHDKEMIVEADKVVDIGPGAGIHGGSVTAQFSMRPDAPAPEFSGKSLTYDYLSGKSSIPIPAVRRSNAGNELVLTGASGNNLRNVTLRLPLGTFTCVTGMSGSGKSSLINSTLYPILAKHYHKAETNPLPYDSITGLEYLDKVIEIDQAPIGRTPRSNPATYTGLFTHIRDFFAVLPDAKVRGYKTGRFSFNVAGGRCEECEGSGLRRIEMSFLPDVYVNCETCNGKRYNAETLAVQYKGKSIADVLDMSVDEALDFFSSIPKIRHRLQTLYDVGLSYIRLGQQAPTLSGGEAQRVKLATELAKVGTGKTLYLLDEPTTGLHFDDIRVLLKLLDTLVDRGNTVLVIEHNLDVIAHADHIVDLGPHGGRHGGIIVASGTPEQIAAHPMSITGQYVRSMLTGA is encoded by the coding sequence ATGACAACGGAATCGAATCTCACAACAATACAGATACGTGGAGCACGCGAACACAATCTTAAAAACATTAGCCTGGATATACCACGTGACCAGCTTGTAGTAATCACAGGATTAAGTGGCAGTGGCAAATCGTCGCTAGCGTTTGATACGATTTACGCAGAAGGACAACGCCGATATGTAGAGTGTATGAGTGCCTATGCACGTCAGTTTCTCGGGATCATGAAAAAACCCGACGTCGATCTGATTGAAGGTCTTTCGCCTGCCATCAGTATTGAGCAAAAAACTGTTGGACACAATCCACGCTCCACTGTGGGTACCGTTACCGAAATCTACGATTATTTACGACTTCTGTATGCCAAGGCTGGCATTCAGTACTGCGTACACTGTAACATTCCGGTTATGCAGCAGAGTCCTGATCAGATCGTTGAATCGGTACTGATTCATGCCAAAGACATGCCAGAAACTGCCATCTGTTACGTGTATGCACCCCTTGTGAAAGGCCGAAAGGGTCACTACCGCGAACTTTTCGAGCAGCTCCGACGTCAGGGCTACACCCGGGTTCGGATTGATGGAGAAGTGCAGGAGATTTTAGAAGGGATGCAGTTGCGACGATACCAGACTCACGTAATTGATGTTGTGGTGGACAGGCTGCAAGTAAATGAGGGACAACAGCGACGACTCACAGAAAGTATCGAAACAGCCTTGGCAGTCGGCGAGGGAAACGTCTACATTGAGTTCCTGCGTAATAACACCTCGCTACAGAAATTAAACTACAGTACCAGCCTTTCATGTCCGCAGTGTGGTTCCAGCTATAGCGAACCTGCACCCAATAGCTTTTCGTTCAACTCCCCTTTTGGCGCCTGTACTGCCTGCGAGGGCCTCGGGCAGACTCGCAATTTTGATCCTGCACTCATTATTCCTGACACATCCGTCTCGATTGCTGACGGCGGGATAGCTCCGCTTGGTAAAAAACGCGAAACATGGTTGTGGCAAATTGCAAGTGCCTACTGTCGCGAAACCGATATCAATGTCTCGAGTCCGATTGCCGACATCCCTGCTGAGAAGCTTCACCTGTTTCTGGAAGGAGGTGATAACATCCGTGCAAAAGTTTCGTATAAACAACGTAGCGTATTTCACCGGTTTATCGGATTATTACCAGCCTTACGACATCAATACGAGCAAACAACATCGTCTACAAGCAGAAAACTCATTGAACAGTACTTTTCTTCAAAGCCATGTAGCGAATGTCACGGAGCACGCATCAGGTCCGAAAATTTGTTTATCCGGATTAATGATAAAAATATCTATGAAGTCACGACTCTGGATATCGAGACTGCTGAAGCATGGTTCAGAGACCTTGCCAACCACTTGTCTAACAGGCAACGCATCATTGCCGGAATTATCATTAAGGAAATTGTATCGCGGCTTCGTTTTTTAAATCAGGTCGGTCTCAGCTATTTAACACTTAGCCGTTCATCCAGAACCCTGAGCGGTGGCGAAAGCCAGAGGATTCGTCTGGCCTCACAGATCGGCAGTCAGCTTGTGGGAGTTACCTATGTTCTTGACGAGCCGAGCATTGGGCTGCATCAGCACGACAACATGAAACTTATTCAATCACTCAAAGAATTACGCGACCTGGGCAATACCATCATCGTAGTTGAGCATGATAAGGAAATGATTGTTGAGGCCGACAAGGTAGTGGACATCGGTCCGGGTGCAGGGATTCATGGCGGGTCAGTCACCGCACAATTTTCAATGAGACCTGACGCTCCAGCACCGGAATTTTCTGGTAAGTCATTAACCTACGACTATCTATCAGGCAAGAGCAGCATTCCAATACCTGCCGTCAGGCGAAGCAATGCAGGAAACGAACTCGTCCTCACCGGTGCATCCGGGAACAACCTCAGGAACGTCACACTGAGGTTACCGCTTGGAACATTTACGTGTGTAACGGGCATGAGTGGTAGCGGCAAGAGTAGCTTAATCAATTCAACACTCTATCCAATTCTTGCAAAACATTATCACAAAGCGGAAACGAACCCGCTACCCTACGATTCGATTACCGGGCTTGAGTATCTGGACAAGGTAATTGAAATCGATCAGGCACCAATAGGCCGTACTCCAAGATCAAACCCGGCAACCTACACCGGGCTCTTCACCCATATCCGTGATTTTTTTGCAGTACTACCTGATGCTAAGGTACGCGGGTACAAAACGGGACGGTTTTCTTTTAATGTTGCAGGCGGACGTTGTGAAGAGTGCGAAGGGTCAGGGCTTCGGCGCATAGAAATGAGCTTTCTCCCTGATGTTTATGTGAACTGTGAAACGTGTAATGGCAAACGGTATAATGCCGAGACCCTTGCAGTTCAGTATAAAGGAAAGTCAATTGCCGATGTTCTTGACATGTCGGTCGATGAAGCACTTGACTTTTTCTCCAGTATCCCAAAAATCAGGCACCGGCTGCAAACATTATATGATGTTGGCCTGAGCTATATCCGCCTGGGTCAGCAGGCGCCTACGCTTTCTGGTGGTGAGGCTCAAAGGGTTAAGCTCGCCACCGAACTGGCAAAGGTAGGTACGGGTAAAACACTCTACCTATTAGACGAACCTACCACTGGACTGCATTTTGATGACATCCGGGTTTTGTTAAAGCTGCTCGATACCTTGGTGGACAGAGGGAATACAGTGCTTGTGATTGAACACAACCTGGACGTTATTGCACATGCCGACCATATTGTTGATCTTGGTCCGCATGGAGGCAGACATGGCGGTATCATCGTGGCTTCAGGAACTCCCGAGCAAATTGCTGCTCACCCAATGTCAATTACAGGGCAATACGTACGGAGCATGCTTACAGGTGCATAA
- a CDS encoding DNA translocase FtsK has product MQVRNIRIVAFLLSLLCFLILLALLSYTQRDEANAQLTARDLFGTLKGTDDLRLRFETTHNWLGLLGAVISHWLFTNTVGIWSVAFPILGLLAAWDLYRFQKISPLLTKRSVATVLSTIIVSSIVGTAQLVSWLPEIGTIYSGAVGQFFAGVLTPIIGSIGSFLFFFTALFFTVSFGFTIPVDSLTALARRGGEVLMNVVRTKATKRHDPDQTESIAGVADTVSERSSDDGSVIVRPARSSADGVTIVRSGAEAGIASKPVVPSEKPVDAALGKQDKNVRYGLDEVQRRSATTSLDSSILNPIEKGPSDPGDVPELPLFLNDDDETDTNTNTPTEESGAEPTLIVNVEEKVHREPEVELSNVTLYDENIVYKPPPASLLVEGTDEVSVNEEELRTNAKILQDKLETFRIKIENLTVQPGPVVTQYEFVPASGIKVSQIESLADDISLALKAPAVRIQAPVPGKGTVGIEIPNLNPSLVRFSSIIKSKKYHNPDIKLPIALGKTAVGDVYCADLTKMPHLLIAGATGKGKSVGINTLIASLIYRMHPRDLKFVIVDPKRVEMSLYRELKNHFLAVSPDIDETIVTEPANAVTILKNVVEEMQLRYNILAGCGQRNIADYNRKVKDGKIKDKDGIKHRPMPYIVVIIDELADLMMTAGKDVEEPIVRLAQLARAVGIHCVVATQRPSVDVVTGLIKANFPARIAYQVSARVDSRTILDTSGAEHLIGNGDMLFAPGNTPKPIRMQNAFISTEEVEALCEHIGKQKGYKTPYILPSIAQKRQGGTSTSDDVDVLFADAARIFIQLQQASVSTLQRRLKIGYARAARIVDELESAGIVGPPDGSKGRSVLLQSESELEAYL; this is encoded by the coding sequence ATGCAGGTCCGAAACATCAGAATCGTGGCTTTTCTGCTGTCACTTCTGTGCTTTCTGATTCTGCTGGCCTTGCTTTCGTACACTCAACGCGACGAGGCAAATGCCCAGCTTACAGCCCGTGATCTTTTTGGAACACTGAAAGGAACAGACGATTTACGACTACGGTTCGAAACAACACATAACTGGCTTGGTCTGTTAGGTGCAGTTATCAGCCACTGGCTGTTCACAAATACGGTTGGCATCTGGTCAGTCGCATTCCCCATTTTGGGATTGCTGGCAGCATGGGACTTATACCGTTTTCAGAAGATTTCACCGTTGCTGACAAAACGTTCCGTTGCAACGGTACTCTCTACAATTATCGTGTCGTCCATTGTTGGTACAGCACAGCTGGTGTCTTGGTTGCCCGAGATAGGAACCATTTACAGTGGCGCCGTTGGACAGTTCTTCGCCGGTGTATTAACACCAATCATCGGATCAATCGGAAGTTTCCTGTTCTTTTTCACTGCTCTGTTCTTTACCGTATCATTTGGATTTACAATTCCTGTTGACTCACTGACTGCACTTGCCAGGCGGGGGGGTGAAGTTCTTATGAATGTAGTCCGGACAAAGGCCACTAAGCGTCATGATCCCGACCAGACAGAATCGATCGCCGGTGTTGCAGATACCGTCTCCGAACGCTCTTCCGATGATGGTTCGGTCATCGTCCGGCCGGCACGATCATCGGCGGACGGTGTTACGATCGTTCGATCCGGTGCAGAAGCTGGTATAGCATCTAAGCCCGTGGTTCCATCGGAAAAACCGGTTGACGCAGCACTTGGAAAACAGGATAAAAATGTGCGCTACGGGTTGGATGAAGTCCAGCGGCGGTCAGCAACCACGTCTCTGGACTCGAGTATTTTAAACCCGATTGAGAAAGGACCATCCGATCCGGGTGATGTGCCGGAGCTGCCGCTCTTTTTAAATGATGATGATGAAACTGATACCAACACCAACACCCCCACCGAAGAAAGTGGTGCTGAGCCCACGTTAATCGTGAACGTTGAAGAGAAGGTTCACAGGGAACCCGAGGTAGAACTCTCCAACGTTACGCTCTACGATGAAAACATTGTGTATAAGCCACCTCCAGCTTCTCTCCTGGTGGAAGGTACGGACGAAGTGTCGGTTAACGAAGAAGAGCTTCGCACGAATGCAAAGATCTTGCAGGATAAGCTTGAAACATTTCGGATTAAAATTGAAAACCTGACGGTGCAGCCGGGTCCTGTTGTCACTCAGTACGAGTTTGTGCCAGCAAGTGGTATCAAGGTTTCACAGATTGAATCCCTAGCTGACGATATTTCGCTTGCCCTTAAAGCACCAGCTGTACGAATTCAGGCACCTGTCCCCGGCAAGGGTACGGTAGGTATCGAAATACCTAATCTCAATCCGTCCCTGGTACGATTCAGTAGCATTATAAAAAGTAAAAAATACCACAATCCCGATATCAAGCTCCCAATTGCATTAGGAAAAACTGCCGTTGGCGATGTTTACTGTGCTGACCTGACAAAGATGCCACACCTCCTTATTGCCGGCGCAACCGGGAAAGGCAAATCTGTTGGCATTAACACGCTGATTGCATCACTGATTTACAGGATGCATCCCCGTGATTTGAAGTTTGTGATTGTTGACCCTAAACGGGTTGAGATGAGTCTCTACCGCGAGCTGAAGAATCATTTCCTTGCCGTATCGCCTGATATCGACGAAACCATTGTTACCGAACCTGCCAATGCCGTAACCATCTTGAAAAATGTTGTCGAAGAAATGCAGCTGAGGTACAATATTCTTGCAGGATGCGGGCAGCGGAATATTGCCGACTATAACCGCAAGGTTAAGGATGGCAAGATCAAGGATAAGGATGGTATTAAACACAGACCAATGCCCTATATCGTTGTCATTATTGATGAGTTGGCAGACCTGATGATGACAGCAGGCAAGGATGTAGAAGAACCCATTGTACGCTTGGCCCAGCTGGCTCGCGCTGTTGGTATTCACTGCGTGGTGGCTACACAACGTCCGTCTGTTGACGTTGTAACCGGTCTTATCAAGGCAAACTTTCCCGCTCGCATTGCGTACCAGGTAAGTGCCCGCGTTGATTCGCGGACAATTCTTGATACCAGTGGTGCCGAGCACTTGATTGGTAACGGTGATATGCTTTTCGCTCCTGGAAATACACCTAAGCCAATTCGAATGCAGAATGCTTTTATTTCTACCGAAGAAGTTGAAGCCCTTTGTGAACACATTGGAAAACAAAAAGGATATAAAACACCATATATTTTGCCATCAATTGCCCAGAAACGTCAGGGCGGCACCAGCACCAGCGATGATGTTGACGTGTTGTTTGCTGACGCCGCCCGCATTTTTATTCAGCTTCAACAAGCATCAGTCAGTACGTTACAGCGGCGCCTAAAAATCGGCTATGCCCGTGCAGCCAGGATCGTAGATGAGCTTGAAAGCGCCGGCATCGTGGGTCCACCGGACGGCAGCAAGGGCAGATCAGTTCTACTGCAAAGCGAGAGTGAACTTGAAGCCTATCTGTAG
- the kdsA gene encoding 3-deoxy-8-phosphooctulonate synthase, producing the protein MIYSPNRLLLIAGPCVVESAELVMDVARHLVQITSGLPIDLVFKSSYRKANRTSHTSFTGIGDAKALEALARVKGAFGIPVLTDIHADHEAAIAAEVCDVLQIPAFLSRQTSLLEAAANTGKVVNIKKGQFMAPEDVIRAADKVLATGNRHVWLTERGTTFGYHDLVVDMRGLITMKASGLPVIYDATHSVQQPSLGTQSGGKSEFISGLAHAAMATGIGGLFIETHPDPPRALSDAATQMPLHLVENFLHSILRVWNAVR; encoded by the coding sequence ATGATATACTCCCCAAACCGATTGCTCCTAATTGCCGGTCCGTGCGTTGTTGAAAGTGCTGAATTAGTCATGGACGTAGCCCGCCACCTCGTGCAGATTACCAGCGGATTACCAATTGATCTTGTCTTCAAATCTTCGTACCGCAAGGCAAACCGAACAAGTCACACGTCGTTTACCGGCATCGGAGATGCAAAAGCGCTAGAGGCTCTCGCCAGAGTGAAAGGGGCTTTTGGCATACCTGTTCTTACTGACATTCACGCAGACCACGAGGCTGCCATTGCCGCGGAAGTATGTGATGTTCTTCAGATACCTGCCTTCCTCAGCAGACAAACGTCACTCCTTGAAGCTGCCGCTAATACCGGTAAGGTCGTAAATATTAAAAAGGGCCAGTTTATGGCACCAGAGGATGTTATCAGGGCGGCTGACAAGGTGCTGGCAACCGGCAATCGCCATGTATGGCTAACCGAGCGCGGTACAACTTTTGGCTACCATGACCTGGTGGTTGACATGAGAGGTCTAATTACAATGAAAGCCTCAGGCTTACCGGTGATTTACGATGCCACGCACAGTGTGCAGCAGCCCAGTCTTGGAACGCAGAGCGGCGGGAAGTCGGAGTTTATTTCCGGGCTGGCACACGCAGCGATGGCTACCGGAATTGGAGGGCTATTCATTGAAACACACCCGGATCCGCCTCGTGCACTCAGTGACGCAGCCACACAAATGCCTCTGCATTTGGTTGAGAACTTTCTACATTCCATTTTGCGTGTATGGAATGCCGTACGATAG
- the lptC gene encoding LPS export ABC transporter periplasmic protein LptC has product MECRTIGYALSIAATMVLLTSSSQHQQYKRSDNDPYLMAPLHVSYNIQVRFQDSSFTKAVLQAGKAQVYETRMETLLGQGIRIVFYEKNSVKEVATLVADSAVIDDRTKNMTAIGNVVVHSDSSNTTLKTATLNWDQGDEKIKTSDAVRITTPTEEIDGIGFVSDHMLINYTIFRVRGVHRR; this is encoded by the coding sequence ATGGAATGCCGTACGATAGGTTACGCACTCAGCATTGCTGCCACAATGGTATTACTTACCTCTAGTTCCCAGCATCAACAGTATAAACGCTCTGATAATGATCCTTACTTGATGGCACCACTTCATGTTAGCTACAATATTCAGGTACGGTTTCAGGACAGTTCATTTACAAAAGCTGTTCTGCAAGCAGGCAAAGCTCAAGTGTATGAAACACGAATGGAAACATTACTCGGTCAGGGAATCCGAATTGTGTTTTATGAAAAAAACAGCGTAAAAGAAGTTGCTACTCTTGTGGCAGACAGTGCAGTGATTGATGACCGAACAAAAAATATGACTGCGATTGGAAACGTAGTCGTACACTCGGATTCAAGCAATACTACGCTGAAAACAGCAACACTTAACTGGGATCAGGGTGACGAGAAAATTAAAACCTCAGATGCCGTTCGGATTACCACACCTACAGAAGAGATAGACGGCATTGGTTTTGTATCAGATCACATGCTAATTAATTATACGATATTCCGAGTGAGAGGAGTACACCGCCGATGA
- a CDS encoding triose-phosphate isomerase codes for MKKTYVIGNWKMTASGSEGINLARLLRSGSSSEALDLLGDDNIEYDNRDLVPIVICPPFPVLSEVARLFHGTRFYVGAQDCHYHDKGAFTGDVSPAMLAELGCTWVIVGHSERRRYHSETNQVIGKKAAAALRNGLTPIVCIGENQDERRQGRTEAVLIEQIDGIVSELGPESLQKCVIAYEPVWAIGTGNAATSDQATSVHSTVKQHCLIICGKQLPVLYGGSVTSDNARDFISMADIDGVLVGGASLSSDFLSIAIAAGA; via the coding sequence ATGAAAAAAACCTATGTTATTGGTAATTGGAAAATGACTGCGAGCGGATCAGAAGGCATCAACCTTGCTCGACTCTTACGAAGCGGATCCAGCTCGGAAGCTCTGGACCTTTTAGGCGATGACAACATCGAGTATGACAATCGCGACCTGGTTCCAATTGTGATATGTCCGCCTTTTCCGGTTTTAAGCGAAGTTGCCAGACTGTTTCATGGTACACGCTTCTACGTTGGTGCACAGGACTGTCACTATCATGACAAGGGGGCTTTTACAGGCGACGTAAGTCCTGCAATGCTGGCTGAACTTGGATGCACCTGGGTGATCGTCGGACACAGTGAACGACGTCGGTACCATTCCGAAACAAATCAGGTCATTGGAAAGAAAGCTGCTGCAGCTCTCAGGAACGGATTAACGCCGATCGTTTGTATCGGAGAAAACCAGGACGAACGTCGGCAGGGGAGAACAGAGGCGGTGCTGATAGAGCAGATTGACGGAATCGTCTCGGAACTTGGTCCTGAATCACTTCAGAAATGCGTGATCGCATACGAGCCTGTCTGGGCCATCGGCACAGGTAACGCTGCAACATCTGACCAGGCTACCAGTGTACATTCAACAGTCAAGCAGCACTGTCTGATCATTTGCGGCAAACAATTGCCCGTGCTTTACGGTGGAAGCGTTACGTCTGATAATGCGCGAGACTTTATATCGATGGCTGACATTGACGGAGTACTTGTTGGAGGAGCTTCGCTCAGCAGTGACTTTCTTTCCATTGCCATTGCTGCCGGTGCCTGA
- the pgsA gene encoding CDP-diacylglycerol--glycerol-3-phosphate 3-phosphatidyltransferase, which yields MNLTFANILTLTRLFLAPIVLALAVAGTPLTVSLACITFIAAALTDWLDGYLARAYGQVTDMGAYLDPLADKVLTISAFVTFYIIGIMPLWMVLVNVIRDFVVTALRNIAEERGTSVKTTRLAKWKTALQMVVIISVLFLYWLSITDPGFELSGMVLGTTTDIVSILYSKLVWWMLLVLTVYTLITGIDYTVRYRNLLSRPIMSSHQIAVTIATVGYTGYLPVAPGSWCSLVFMFIALITTGVADVWFWFCIAACALALPALWAIKTLQPSWGPDPGRIVIDEAIGMCVVYAVPMMTASVWYIVGGFLLFRIFDIAKPVPASTLNNRTEAWAVIADDVIASIYTIVVVYCINFFVQLTPFALKTL from the coding sequence ATGAATCTTACGTTTGCCAATATTCTTACACTAACGCGACTGTTTCTTGCGCCAATTGTTCTTGCACTCGCTGTAGCCGGTACACCACTTACAGTTTCGTTGGCCTGCATTACCTTTATTGCTGCTGCCCTGACTGACTGGCTTGACGGGTATCTTGCCAGAGCCTACGGACAGGTAACGGATATGGGAGCATACCTTGATCCGCTGGCAGATAAAGTGCTAACAATTTCTGCCTTCGTAACGTTTTATATTATCGGAATCATGCCGCTTTGGATGGTACTGGTTAATGTTATTCGTGATTTTGTTGTTACTGCTTTACGCAACATTGCTGAAGAGCGTGGAACATCTGTTAAAACTACCCGCCTTGCTAAATGGAAGACTGCTCTGCAAATGGTTGTCATCATCAGCGTCTTATTCCTGTACTGGCTTTCGATCACCGATCCCGGGTTTGAACTCTCAGGTATGGTTTTAGGTACAACGACCGATATTGTTTCTATACTGTATTCAAAATTGGTATGGTGGATGTTGCTTGTACTCACTGTTTACACCCTGATCACCGGTATTGACTATACAGTTCGATACCGTAACCTGCTTTCCAGACCAATCATGAGCAGCCATCAGATTGCAGTCACCATTGCCACCGTAGGATACACTGGGTACCTGCCGGTTGCACCCGGATCGTGGTGCAGCCTTGTGTTCATGTTTATTGCGCTCATTACTACCGGAGTAGCCGACGTCTGGTTCTGGTTCTGTATTGCGGCATGTGCACTAGCCCTTCCAGCACTGTGGGCAATTAAAACTCTTCAGCCGTCGTGGGGTCCAGACCCGGGTCGAATTGTTATTGACGAGGCAATTGGAATGTGTGTAGTTTATGCAGTACCAATGATGACCGCCAGTGTCTGGTACATCGTAGGCGGGTTCCTGTTATTCAGGATTTTCGATATTGCAAAGCCCGTTCCAGCCTCTACACTGAACAACCGAACCGAAGCCTGGGCAGTAATTGCCGACGATGTGATTGCCTCCATTTATACCATTGTAGTGGTGTACTGCATTAATTTTTTCGTTCAATTGACCCCTTTTGCTCTGAAAACCTTGTAA
- a CDS encoding HU family DNA-binding protein: MNKAELVEAIANGAGLSKTLADAALSATLTAIKTEMGKGNDVSLIGFGSFKVGKRAARMGRNPQTGKPQKIAARKVAKFSPGAELKAIVNGEKKAASAKKAAPAKKAAAKKKK, translated from the coding sequence ATGAACAAGGCAGAGCTAGTTGAAGCGATTGCCAATGGTGCCGGCCTCAGTAAAACACTGGCCGATGCAGCTCTCAGCGCAACACTCACGGCTATTAAAACTGAGATGGGCAAAGGGAATGATGTTTCCTTAATTGGTTTTGGCTCCTTCAAGGTAGGCAAACGTGCTGCACGCATGGGGCGCAACCCGCAAACGGGCAAGCCGCAAAAGATTGCAGCTCGTAAGGTTGCTAAGTTCTCGCCGGGCGCCGAACTGAAAGCCATTGTCAACGGCGAAAAGAAGGCCGCTTCTGCAAAGAAAGCAGCACCAGCTAAGAAAGCCGCAGCAAAGAAGAAGAAGTGA
- a CDS encoding aspartate carbamoyltransferase catalytic subunit produces MKQNNLVRITDLTDDDIDAILGTASVFLKKDDHRLKLPVSLAGYNICLLFFEPSTRTRMSFELASHRLGATVSTFVPLGSSISKGESANETVATVSHMGFDLLVIRSALDGLTDYAATLGTTPVLSGGETTVTHPTQALLDASAIMEARGSSLHGERIVIVGDVRHSRVARSQAELFIRLGATVALCAPPEFQPLANDEVFRDIPTLESVSDALEWGTVVSMLRIQHERLGTDAVPGIEHYRRQYALTSQHLAELTSTLVIHPGPVNEGVEIDGELLTHKNVLIHRQVTHGVAVRMAVLQHMLS; encoded by the coding sequence ATGAAACAGAACAATCTTGTTCGCATCACCGATTTGACTGACGATGATATTGATGCCATCCTTGGTACTGCATCGGTATTCCTTAAGAAAGATGATCATCGTTTGAAGTTGCCAGTGAGCCTGGCCGGATACAATATCTGCCTTCTGTTTTTTGAGCCATCCACGCGAACCCGCATGTCATTTGAACTGGCTTCGCATCGTCTCGGAGCAACGGTATCAACCTTTGTTCCGCTTGGCTCCAGCATCTCAAAAGGCGAATCGGCAAACGAAACTGTTGCCACTGTTTCGCACATGGGATTTGACCTGTTGGTGATCCGTAGTGCTCTGGACGGATTAACTGATTATGCCGCAACCCTGGGCACTACACCCGTACTGAGTGGTGGCGAAACCACCGTCACTCATCCAACTCAGGCGCTGCTGGATGCGTCAGCCATAATGGAAGCACGCGGCTCTTCCCTCCATGGGGAACGTATAGTCATCGTAGGCGACGTGCGCCATTCCAGAGTAGCCCGCTCGCAGGCTGAACTTTTTATTCGTCTGGGGGCGACGGTAGCGCTGTGCGCACCACCGGAATTTCAGCCCCTTGCCAACGATGAAGTGTTCAGAGACATCCCTACACTCGAGTCTGTCTCTGATGCTCTTGAATGGGGTACTGTGGTGAGTATGCTACGAATCCAGCATGAACGGCTTGGTACAGACGCTGTTCCCGGTATAGAACATTACCGTAGGCAGTACGCACTTACATCACAGCACCTTGCAGAGTTGACATCTACCTTAGTAATCCATCCAGGCCCGGTTAACGAAGGAGTAGAAATCGATGGTGAGTTGTTAACCCACAAAAATGTACTGATACACCGGCAGGTTACTCATGGAGTGGCTGTACGGATGGCTGTTTTGCAACACATGTTAAGCTAA